A window of the Eschrichtius robustus isolate mEscRob2 chromosome 5, mEscRob2.pri, whole genome shotgun sequence genome harbors these coding sequences:
- the CHRNG gene encoding acetylcholine receptor subunit gamma, translated as MHGGQRPLLLLPLLAVCLGAQGRNQEERLLGDLMHSYIPHLRPAKHDSDVVNVSLKLTLTNLISLNEREEALTTNVWIEMQWCDYRLRWDPRDYDGLWVLRVPSTMVWRPDVVLENNVDGVFEVALYCNVLVSPDGCVYWLPPAIFRSSCPVSVTYFPFDWQNCSLIFQSQTYSTNEINLQLSQEDGQTIEWIFIDPEAFTENGEWAIRHRPAKMLLDEAAPAEEAGHQKVVFYLLIQRKPLFYVINIIAPCVLISSVAILIYFLPAKAGGQKCTVAINVLLAQTVFLFLVAKKVPETSQAVPLISKYLTFLLVVTILIVVNAVVVLNVSLRSPHTHSMARGVRKVFLRLLPQLLRMHVRPLAPAAVQDARPRLQNGSSTGWSITAGEEVALCLPRSELLFRQHQRNGLVRAALEKLEKGPESGQSQEWCGSLKQAAPAIQACVEACNLIACARYQQSHFDSGNKEWFLVGRVLDRVCFLVMLSLFVCGTAGIFLMAHYNRMPALPFPGDPRSYLPSSD; from the exons ATGCACGGGGGCCAGAGGCCGCTGCTCCTTCTGCCACTGTTGGCTGTCTGCCTGG GAGCCCAGGGCCGGAACCAGGAGGAGCGTCTGCTCGGGGACCTGATGCACAGCTACATCCCCCACCTGAGGCCCGCCAAGCACGATTCAGACGTGGTCAACGTCAGCCTGAAGCTCACCCTCACCAACCTCATCTCCCTG AATGAGCGAGAGGAGGCCCTCACCACCAACGTCTGGATAGAAATG CAGTGGTGTGACTACCGCCTGCGCTGGGACCCACGTGACTACGACGGCCTGTGGGTGCTGCGGGTGCCGTCCACCATGGTGTGGCGGCCGGACGTCGTGCTGGAGAACAA CGTGGACGGCGTATTCGAGGTGGCCCTCTACTGCAATGTGCTCGTGTCTCCCGACGGCTGCGTCTACTGGCTGCCGCCCGCCATCTTCCGCTCCTCCTGCCCCGTCTCTGTCACCTACTTCCCCTTCGACTGGCAGAACTGCTCCCTCATCTTCCA gTCCCAGACCTACAGCACCAACGAGATCAATCTGCAGCTGAGCCAGGAAGATGGTCAGACCATCGAGTGGATTTTCATAGACCCCGAGGCCTTCACAG AAAATGGAGAGTGGGCCATCCGGCACCGGCCAGCCAAGATGCTGCTGGATGAGGCGGCACCAGCCGAGGAGGCCGGCCACCAGAAGGTCGTCTTCTACCTGCTTATCCAGCGCAAGCCCCTCTTCTACGTCATCAACATTATTGCGCCCTGTGTACTCATCTCCTCTGTGGCCATCCTCATCTACTTCCTTCCTGCCAAGG CGGGTGGTCAGAAGTGTACTGTCGCCATCAACGTGCTCCTGGCCCAGACTGTCTTCCTCTTCCTTGTGGCCAAGAAGGTGCCCGAGACCTCCCAGGCGGTGCCACTCATCAGCAA GTACTTGACCTTCCTCCTGGTGGTGACCATCCTGATTGTTGTGAATGCTGTGGTCGTGCTCAACGTGTCTTTGCggtccccacacacacactccatggCTCGAGGGGTCCGCAAG GTGTTCCTGCGGCTCTTGCCCCAGCTGCTGCGGATGCACGTTCGCCCGCTGGCCCCAGCGGCTGTGCAGGACGCCCGGCCCCGGCTACAGAATGGCTCCTCCACGGGGTGGTCAATCACAGCTGGGGAGGAGGTGGCCCTCTGCCTGCCCCGCAGTGAACTCCTCTTCCGGCAGCACCAGCGCAATGGGCTAGTAAGGGCAGCGCTGGAGAAGCTAG agaaaggcccGGAGtcagggcagagccaggagtgGTGTGGCAGCCTGAAGCAGGCCGCCCCAGCCATCCAGGCCTGTGTGGAAGCCTGCAACCTCATTGCCTGCGCCCGGTACCAGCAGAGTCACTTTGATAGT GGGAACAAGGAGTGGTTCCTGGTGGGCCGAGTGCTAGACCGCGTCTGCTTCCTGGTCATGCTCTCGCTCTTTGTCTGTGGCACTGCTGGAATCTTCCTCATGGCCCACTACAACAGGATGCCTGCCCTGCCATTCCCTGGAGACCCCCGCTCCTACCTGCCCTCATCCGACTGA
- the CHRND gene encoding acetylcholine receptor subunit delta isoform X2 codes for MEGPVLMLGLLAALVVCGSWGLNEEERLIRHLFEEKQYDKELRPTAHKEETVEVTLALTLSNLISLGWTDSRLKWDAKDFGNISVLRLPSDMVWLPEIVLENNNDGSFQISYSCNVLIYPSGYVYWLPPAIFRSSCPISVTYFPFDWQNCSLKFSSLKYTAKEITLSLKQDEEDGRSYPVEWIIIDPEGFTENGEWEIVHRPARINVDPSASLDSPSRQDVTFYLIIRRKPLFYVINILVPCVLISFMINLVFYLPADCGEKTSMAISVLLAQSVFLLLISKRLPATSMAIPLIGKFLLFGMVLVTMVVVICVIVLNIHFRTPSTHVLSEGVKKLFLETLPEVLHMSRPAEDGPSPGTLIRRSSSLGYISKAEEYFSLKSRSDLMFEKQSERHGLARRLTTARRPPVGSEQAQQELFSELKPAVDGANFIVNHMKDQNNYNEEKDCWNRIARTVDRLCLFVVTPIMVVGTAWIFLQGAYNQPPPQPFPGDPFSYREQDKRFI; via the exons ATGGAGGGGCCCGTGTTAATGCTGGGGCTGCTGGCTGCCCTGGTCGTGTGTG GCAGCTGGGGCTTGAACGAGGAGGAGCGGCTGATCCGGCACCTGTTTGAGGAGAAGCAGTACGACAAGGAGCTGCGGCCCACGGCGCACAAAGAGGAGACCGTGGAGGTCACCCTGGCCCTCACCCTCTCCAACCTCATCTCCCTG GGCTGGACAGACAGCCGGCTGAAGTGGGATGCCAAAGATTTTGGGAACATCAGCGTCCTGCGTCTGCCGTCTGACATGGTGTGGCTCCCAGAGATAGTGCTGGAGAACAA CAATGACGGCTCCTTCCAGATTTCCTACTCCTGCAATGTGCTCATCTACCCCTCAGGCTACGTGTACTGGCTGCCGCCCGCCATCTTCCGCTCCTCTTGCCCCATCTCCGTCACCTACTTCCCCTTCGACTGGCAGAACTGCTCCCTCAAGTTCAG TTCACTCAAGTACACGGCCAAGGAGATCACCCTGAGCCTGAAGCAGGATGAAGAGGATGGCCGCTCCTACCCCGTGGAGTGGATTATCATCGACCCCGAGGGCTTCACAG AGAACGGGGAGTGGGAGATAGTGCACCGGCCGGCCAGGATCAACGTGGACCCCAGTGCCTCACTGGACAGTCCCAGCCGCCAGGACGTCACCTTCTACCTCATCATCCGCCGCAAGCCGCTCTTCTACGTCATCAACATCCTGGTGCCCTGCGTGCTCATCTCCTTCATGATCAACCTGGTCTTCTACCTGCCTGCAGACT GTGGCGAGAAGACATCAATGGCCATCTCGGTGCTCCTGGCCCAGTCTGTCTTCCTGCTGCTCATCTCCAAGAGGCTGCCAGCCACGTCCATGGCCATCCCCCTCATCGGCAA GTTCCTGCTCTTTGGCATGGTGCTGGTGACCATGGTCGTGGTGATCTGTGTCATCGTACTCAACATCCACTTCCGCACGCCCAGCACCCACGTGCTGTCTGAGGGAGTCAAGAAG CTCTTCCTGGAGACCCTGCCTGAGGTCCTGCACATGTCCCGTCCGGCAGAGGATGGGCCCAGCCCTGGCACCCTGATCCGGAGGAGCAGCTCCCTGGGCTACATCTCCAAGGCAGAGGAGTACTTCTCGCTGAAGTCCCGAAGTGACCTCATGTTTGAGAAGCAGTCAGAGCGTCATGGGCTGGCCCGGCGCCTCACCACTGCAC GTCGGCCCCCAGTAGGCTCTGAGCAGGCCCAGCAGGAGCTCTTCAGTGAGCTGAAGCCAGCTGTGGATGGGGCCAACTTCATCGTCAACCACATGAAGGACCAGAACAATTACAATGAG GAGAAAGACTGCTGGAATCGGATAGCCCGCACAGTGGACCGACTCTGCCTGTTTGTGGTGACACCCATCATGGTGGTGGGCACAGCCTGGATCTTCCTGCAGGGCGCCTACAACCAGCCTCCACCTCAGCCTTTCCCTGGGGACCCCTTCTCCTACCGGGAGCAGGACAAGCGCTTCATCTAG
- the CHRND gene encoding acetylcholine receptor subunit delta isoform X1, with amino-acid sequence MEGPVLMLGLLAALVVCGSWGLNEEERLIRHLFEEKQYDKELRPTAHKEETVEVTLALTLSNLISLKEVEETLTTNVWIEHGWTDSRLKWDAKDFGNISVLRLPSDMVWLPEIVLENNNDGSFQISYSCNVLIYPSGYVYWLPPAIFRSSCPISVTYFPFDWQNCSLKFSSLKYTAKEITLSLKQDEEDGRSYPVEWIIIDPEGFTENGEWEIVHRPARINVDPSASLDSPSRQDVTFYLIIRRKPLFYVINILVPCVLISFMINLVFYLPADCGEKTSMAISVLLAQSVFLLLISKRLPATSMAIPLIGKFLLFGMVLVTMVVVICVIVLNIHFRTPSTHVLSEGVKKLFLETLPEVLHMSRPAEDGPSPGTLIRRSSSLGYISKAEEYFSLKSRSDLMFEKQSERHGLARRLTTARRPPVGSEQAQQELFSELKPAVDGANFIVNHMKDQNNYNEEKDCWNRIARTVDRLCLFVVTPIMVVGTAWIFLQGAYNQPPPQPFPGDPFSYREQDKRFI; translated from the exons ATGGAGGGGCCCGTGTTAATGCTGGGGCTGCTGGCTGCCCTGGTCGTGTGTG GCAGCTGGGGCTTGAACGAGGAGGAGCGGCTGATCCGGCACCTGTTTGAGGAGAAGCAGTACGACAAGGAGCTGCGGCCCACGGCGCACAAAGAGGAGACCGTGGAGGTCACCCTGGCCCTCACCCTCTCCAACCTCATCTCCCTG AAAGAAGTTGAAGAGACCCTCACCACTAACGTGTGGATTGAGCAC GGCTGGACAGACAGCCGGCTGAAGTGGGATGCCAAAGATTTTGGGAACATCAGCGTCCTGCGTCTGCCGTCTGACATGGTGTGGCTCCCAGAGATAGTGCTGGAGAACAA CAATGACGGCTCCTTCCAGATTTCCTACTCCTGCAATGTGCTCATCTACCCCTCAGGCTACGTGTACTGGCTGCCGCCCGCCATCTTCCGCTCCTCTTGCCCCATCTCCGTCACCTACTTCCCCTTCGACTGGCAGAACTGCTCCCTCAAGTTCAG TTCACTCAAGTACACGGCCAAGGAGATCACCCTGAGCCTGAAGCAGGATGAAGAGGATGGCCGCTCCTACCCCGTGGAGTGGATTATCATCGACCCCGAGGGCTTCACAG AGAACGGGGAGTGGGAGATAGTGCACCGGCCGGCCAGGATCAACGTGGACCCCAGTGCCTCACTGGACAGTCCCAGCCGCCAGGACGTCACCTTCTACCTCATCATCCGCCGCAAGCCGCTCTTCTACGTCATCAACATCCTGGTGCCCTGCGTGCTCATCTCCTTCATGATCAACCTGGTCTTCTACCTGCCTGCAGACT GTGGCGAGAAGACATCAATGGCCATCTCGGTGCTCCTGGCCCAGTCTGTCTTCCTGCTGCTCATCTCCAAGAGGCTGCCAGCCACGTCCATGGCCATCCCCCTCATCGGCAA GTTCCTGCTCTTTGGCATGGTGCTGGTGACCATGGTCGTGGTGATCTGTGTCATCGTACTCAACATCCACTTCCGCACGCCCAGCACCCACGTGCTGTCTGAGGGAGTCAAGAAG CTCTTCCTGGAGACCCTGCCTGAGGTCCTGCACATGTCCCGTCCGGCAGAGGATGGGCCCAGCCCTGGCACCCTGATCCGGAGGAGCAGCTCCCTGGGCTACATCTCCAAGGCAGAGGAGTACTTCTCGCTGAAGTCCCGAAGTGACCTCATGTTTGAGAAGCAGTCAGAGCGTCATGGGCTGGCCCGGCGCCTCACCACTGCAC GTCGGCCCCCAGTAGGCTCTGAGCAGGCCCAGCAGGAGCTCTTCAGTGAGCTGAAGCCAGCTGTGGATGGGGCCAACTTCATCGTCAACCACATGAAGGACCAGAACAATTACAATGAG GAGAAAGACTGCTGGAATCGGATAGCCCGCACAGTGGACCGACTCTGCCTGTTTGTGGTGACACCCATCATGGTGGTGGGCACAGCCTGGATCTTCCTGCAGGGCGCCTACAACCAGCCTCCACCTCAGCCTTTCCCTGGGGACCCCTTCTCCTACCGGGAGCAGGACAAGCGCTTCATCTAG